Genomic window (Streptomyces sp. RerS4):
GCCCGGCGCTGTTCCTCCAGGGCACGATCCTGCTCGCCTCGATCGTGGCGGTGTTCACCTTCGCCGAGCGGCACCTCGACCCGGCCGCCCACGGCAACCGCGTCGACTCCTTCGCCGCGCAGGCGGCGTCCGTACCGGGCAGCGACAGCGAGAAGGCCGCCGTCAAGGCCGGCTTCACCACCACCGAGGTCTTCCCGCTGGCCCTGTTCGCGGTCGCCGGCATGCTGATCTTCCCGGCGGCCAACGACCTGCTGACGCTCTTCATCGCGCTGGAGGTCTTCTCCCTCCCGCTGTACCTGCTCTGCGCCGTCGCCCGCCGCCGGCGGCTGATGTCGCAGGAGGCCGCGGTGAAGTACTTCCTGCTCGGCGCCTTCTCCTCCGCGTTCCTCCTCTTCGGCATCGCCCTGCTGTACGGCTACGCGGGCTCGGTCTCGTACGCGAGGATCGCCGACGTGGTGGACGGCACCGTCACCCAGCTCGACCCGGCCCTCGCGGCCACCATGGGCAACGACGTGCTGCTGCTGATCGGCGGCGCGCTGATCCTGATGGGCCTGCTCTTCAAGGTCGGCGCCGTCCCCTTCCACATGTGGACCCCGGACGTCTACCAGGGCGCCCCGACCCCCATCACCGGCTTCATGGCGGCGGCGACGAAGGTGGCCGCGTTCGGCGCCCTGCTGCGGCTGCTGTACGTGGTGCTGCCGGGCCTGCGGTGGGACTGGCGGCCGGTCATGTGGGGCGTCGCGATCGTCACGATGCTCGCGGGCGCGGTGATCGCCGTGACGCAGACCGACGTGAAGCGGCTCCTGGCGTACTCCTCGATCGCGCACGCCGGCTTCATCCTGGCCGGTGTGATCGCCACCTCGGCGGAGGGCGTCCAGTCGGTGCTGTTCTACCTGGCGGCGTACTCCTTCGTGACGATCGGCGCGTTCGCCGTGGTCACGCTGGTGCGCGACGCGGGCGGCGAGGCGACGCACCTGTCCAAGTGGGCGGGGCTGGGCCGTCGTTCGCCGCTGACGGCGGCCGTCTTCGCGGTGTTCCTGCTGGCCTTCGCCGGCATTCCGCTGACCTCCGGCTTCGCGGGCAAGTTCGCCGTGTTCAAGGCGGCGGCGGAGGGGGGCGCGGGGGCGCTGGTCGTGGTCGGTGTGGTCTCGTCCGCGATCGCCGCGTTCTTCTACATCCGGGTGATCGTCCTGATGTTCTTCAGTGAGCCGAAGGCCGACGGCCCGACGGTGGCCGTCCCTTCGCCGCTGACGATGACGACGATCGCGGTGGGCGTGGCGGTGACCCTGGTCCTGGGCCTGGCCCCGCAGTACTTCCTGGACCTGGCCGGCCAGGCGAGCACGTTCGTGCGCTGACCGTCTCCTGACGGTGCAGGGCCCGGCCCCTTCGGGGGCCGGGCCCTGTGGCGTGTACGGGGCTACTCGGGCTGTCGCCGCTTCGACGTGATCTCGCTGAGGTCCAGGTCGATGGGGAAGGGGACGGAGACCTTCAGGCGGTCGTGGAAGATGCCGGTGGCGACGTAGACGCCAGTGGCCGGCTCCCGCTCGAAGACGTAGACGACCGCGCGGCCGTCCTTGTTCTCGACCCGCCAGAAGTGCGGGATCTCGGCTCGCGCGTACTTCAGGGGCTTGGTCTCGCGGTCGCGGGCGACAGAGTCGGGTGAGACCACCTCGATGGCCAGGACCACGGCTTCGGCGGGGAAGCGGGTCTGGTTCAGATCGTCGACGGCATCTGTGCGCACGACCACCACATCCGGCTCAGGCCGGTTCGACTTGTCGATGTCGATGGTGAATTCGCGGAAGATCTCGAAGTCGGCGGGGGCCGCCGACAGAAGTTGCCACTTGAACAGGTCAATGGCCCGCTCGTGGAAGATGCTCTGCGGACTCACGAAAACCAAGCTCCCGTCGATCAGCTCCGTATGCGGAGGCAGATTCGGAAGCGTGTCCAGGTCGTCCGCCGTCCAGCCGCCCGCAGGCGGGATGGGCCAGCGGGGTCCCGACTCCGGCTCAGGCTGCGGCGCGGCGGGTTCGACGCTCATCAGTGCTCCCATGGGGCAGAGTCTCGCGAACCGGTCCAGCCTATCGCCGGGGATTCCCGCAGAGGTCGTTCTCATGAGTGGGTCATATGCCCGGAGCACTTGAGGGCCGGGTTCCAGTTGTGGAAGCGGCCCGCCGGGTTCTTCTCGTACGCCCACATGTGCAGGTCGTAGTGCTTGGGCATGCCGGGCCAGTGGCCGGGCATCGGGCCGTCGAAGGGGAGGCCGAACATCGTGGGGCGGTCGTCGGTGGTCTTCAGGTCCTGGTCGCCGTCGGTGGCCATCCACTCCACGGTCTGGAGCTTGCGCCGGCCGTTGCGGTCCTTCTCCGTGCTGTAGAGGAGGGCGGTCGGCTTGCTGGGGTCCCGCGAACCCCAGTACTCCTGTTTGACGTAGTGGTAGCCCATGGCGCCCACCCCGAACGGGTTGGTCATGCACTGCTGGCCGTGCGGGACGTAGCCGTCCTTGATGGCCTCCCGTTCGTCCACGTACTTGGCCGTCGCGCTGATCGCCAGCGCCATGTCCCGCATCGCCTGGACGTTGCGCGGGTCGGGCGCGGGACCGTCCACCGAGTGGGCCGCCGGCACGGCGGCCAGGGCGAGCGAGACGGCTGCCGCGCAGGTGAGGACGGTCTTCAGGCTGCGTACGGGCATCGGTACTCCTGTGGGGTGAGGTCGTTTCGTTCACTTTTCACGGCGCTCCCGGCGCCCCGCACGCGGCGGGCCTCCGAACGGGGCGCCGCGTCCGCTCAAGGAGTGGCGGCGGGCTTGGGGACGACCGGACGGGGCCTGGTGGTGCCGGGGAGGCAGACGACCGACGGGTTGAAGGGCTCGAACCGTCCGGCGGGGTTGTCCTTCCACAGCCACAGGTGCAGCGAGTAGTGGACCTTCTGGCCCTTGTAGCGGGCGGGCAGCGGGCCGCGGAAGGGCTCCCCGAAGAGGGAGGGACGGTCGTCGTCGGTGTCCTCGCGGCCGTCGCGGTCGACGACCATCCATTCGAGGCCGACGAGGCGCCAGTGGCCCGCGCCGTCACCCTCGTAGAGCAGGGCGGTGGGCTTCGCGGGGTCGACGGAGCCGTCGTAGGCGTGGTTGAAGTGCGGGTAACCCAGCGCGCCGGTGCCGCCCGACGGGTTCACGACGCAGTACTTGTCGGGGACGTACCCGGCGGCGACGGCGGCGGCGTGCCGGTGGTACTTGGCGGTCGCCTTGTAGGCCAGGGCCAGTTGGGCGGCGGGGATGAGGCGGGGCGCGGGCGCGGGGGCGGGGGCGTGGGCGTGGGCGGCGGGGGCGGACGGGGCCGCCGCGAGGGTCGCGGCGGCCGCGAGGGCCAGGGGGACGAGCTTGGCGTGACGAGGAACCATGCGAGCAGCGTCACCGCGCCGGCCCCGCCCCGCACGGCCGGGGGAGCGTACGGGTGGTCAGGCCCCCCGTGCGGCGTAGGCGCGGTCGTCCGCGTCGGTGTCGGAGACGGCCGCGGCCGGCGCTGCCCGCGCCTGCGGGGTGTGGCGATGGGCGAGCAGCGACAGCACGGCGGCCTTGCGGAGCGGCGTGCGGCGGCGACCGGGGCGGTGTGCGGGGAGGTGCGTTCGGCTGGCATGGCAGGGAACGTACCGGCGGGGCGCCGCAGGGTGTGTTGCGGCGGTATTGCGCCACCGCCCGCCGTGGCCGCGCGGCTGCGACCTGCGGCTCCGGCGGGGCGGTGGGAAGATCCGCCACCCCGCCGGAGCCGGGCGTCCTACGATGCGGACGCGGGCGATCCCACGATGCGGCCGGTGACCTCGCCGAGGCCGACGCGGGTGCCGTCGGCGCCGGGCGCCCAGGCGGTGAGGGTGACGGTGTCGCCGTCCTCCAGGAAGGTGCGCTTGCCGTCGGCCAGCTCGATGGCGTCGCGTCCGTTCCAGGTCAGCTCCAGCAGCGAGCCGCGCTGGTCGACGTCCGGGCCGCTGACGGTGCCGGAGCCGAAGACGTCGCCGGTGCGCAGGGAGGCGCCGTTGACGGTCATGTGCGCGAGCTGCTGCGCGGCCGTCCAGTACATGGAGGCGAACGGCGGCCGGGCCACCTCCTGCCCGTTGATGGAGACGGTGATGCGCAGGTCGAAGCCGCCGGGGCGGTCGCCCTCGGCGTCGTCGAGGTAGGGCAGGAGGGGGAAGTCGCGGGCCGGCGGGGCGACGCGGGCGGCGTCAAGGGCCTCCAGGGGGGTCACCCAGGCGGAGACGGAGGTGGCGAAGGACTTGCCGAGGAAGGGGCCCAGCGGCACGTACTCCCAGGCCTGGATGTCGCGGGCCGACCAGTCGTTGAGGAGGAAGAGCCCGAAGACGTGGTCCTCGAAGTCGCCGAGGGCCACGGGGCTGCCCAGCTCGGACGGCGTGCCGACGACGAAGCCGACCTCGGCCTCGATGTCGAGCTTGACGGACGGGCCGAAGACGGGCGCCGGGTCGGTGGGGGCCTTGCGCTGCCCGGAGGGGCGCACGACGTCGGTGCCGGAGACGACGATCGTGCCGGAGCGGCCGTGGTAACCGATGGGCAGGTGCTTCCAGTTGGGCGTCAGCGCGTCCCCGTCGGGGCGGAAGATCTTCCCGACGTTGGTGGCGTGGTGCTCGCTCGCGTAGAAGTCGACGTAGTCCGCGACCTCGTACGGCAGGTGCAGCGTGATCGCGTCCAGCGGCAGCAGGTGCGGCTCGACGGTCGCGCGGTGGCCGGGGTCGGTGACCCAGGCGGTCAGGGCGCGGCGTACGTCGTGCCAGGCGGTGCGGCCGGCGGCGAGCAGCGGGTTCAGCGAGCCCTGGGCGAGGAGACCGGCGTACGGGGAGCCGAGCGCGACGGCGACCGCCCCCGCGTCGAGCACGTACCCGCCGAGCCGCACGCCGACGCGCCGGCGCGTCGGGTCCTCGGGGGTGGTGAACACCCCGTAGGGGAGGTTGTGCGGCCCGAACGGGTCGCCCTCGGGGACATCGAGGGGGCTCTGCTGGGGCATGGGTTGCTGCCTCGCTTTCGACGCGGTCCGGGGGTGTCCCGGGGGCTGGTTGACACGTTACGTGGCTGGTGGGGTCTGTGGGAGGCCGGATTAGGGCGCTATTTGTAGGACTTGTCCGAGGGGGTCCGTATCCTTGGCGCCGTGACTTCCGCCCTCCCGTATGACTTGATCGCCACCGACCTGGACGGAACGCTGCTGCGCGCCGGGGACGCCGTCTCCGCCCGTTCGCGCCGGGCGCTCGCGACGGCGCGCGCGGCCGGCGCGCACCACGTCGTCGTCACCGGCCGCCCCGTCCCGCAGGTCCGTCATGTCCTCGACAGCCTCGGTTATGCGGGGCTCGCGGTGTGCGGGCAGGGCGCGCAGGTGTACGACGCGGCGCGCGGGCTGCTGCTGCACTCCGATTCCATGGACCGGGGGCTCGCGGAAGTGGCCCTCGGCAAGATCGAGGCGGAGATCGGTGAGGTCTACGCCGCCGTCAACCAGGAGGGCCTGGACGGGGAGATGCTGATAGGGCCCGGCTACCGGATGTGGCACCCGCACCTGCCGACGGTGCGGGTGCTCCGGCGGGACGACCTGTGGTCGGCGCCGATCAACAAGGTGCTGCTCCAGCACCCGAGGCTCGACGACGACGAGCTGACGCGGGTCGCGCGGGGGGTCGTCGGGAACCTGGTGAACGTCACGATGGCGGGGGAGCACACCGTCGAACTCCAGCCACCCGGCGTGGACAAGGCCGCCGGCCTCACGCGGGCGGCGGCGGCCCTGGGGGTGGGCGCGGAGTCGACCATCGCCTTCGGTGACATGCCGAACGACATCCCGATGTTCGCCTGGGCGGCCTGGGGCGTGGCCATGGCCGCCGCCCACCCCGAACTCCTCGCCGTGGCCGACGAGATCACCGTCTCGAACGAGGCGGACGGGGTGGCGGCGGTCATCGAACGCCTCTACGCGTAGGGGCCCAGGGGGTGTCCGGCCCTGATCCGGCGGACACCCCCTGGTTCTATTGGGGCCGCTCCCCGGCCTCGTCCACCACACCGCGCCCGACGAAGGCCACGGAGGTCACCGGCTCGCCGGCCCTCGCCCAGTGGCTGTCCTTGAGGGCCACGGTGCGCTCGCCGAGCAGCCGCAGGGTGGCCGCGTCGAAGATCCACTCGGTGCGTTCGCCCCGGTCGACGCGGGCGACCGCGACGCCGCTCCGTCCGGCGGCGTCCGTCGCCTCGGGGACGAAGACGACCCCGGGGATGCGGGCGGCGGCCCGGTAGAGGGCGGCGCTCACGCCGGGCGGGGCGTTCACGGTCCGCAGCAGGTCGCCGATGGCCACGAAGGCGTGCTGATCGGTGCTGAGGGTGGAGCCCGAGTCGGGGCCGTGGTTGACGCGTACGTCTGCGTAGATGAGCTTCAGGAGCTTGTCGGGGTCGGTGGGCAGGGCTTCGAGGAAGCGGTAGGTGGGCCCGTTGATGCTCGGCTCGGCGTTGCCCTTGCTGCTCGTGGGCTCCCTGGACGTTCCGTCGGCGGTGCGGACGAGCGTGCCGACCGACCCGTTCACGGAGACCCAGCGCTCGGCGGACTCGTCGGTCCGGAACGCCTCCATGCCCCCGTCCTTCGTCTCGGACAGGGTGGTGGAGTGGCCGACGGTCTTCGTGTAGAGGAACTGGTCGTCGCGAACGGTCGCGGCGGGCTGCTCCTGCGCCGTGAGCGCCACGCGGTCCAGCAGCTGAACCGCCGCCGGCTCGGGCGGCCGTACGCCGGACCCGCCGCCCCCGGTGCCGAGGCTGACGGCCAGCGCCACGGCGCAGGTCGCGACCCCGGCGGCGAGGACGAGGCCGAAGGGCCGCCGGCCGGCCCTGCGCGCGCCCACTACCGCCTCGCTCAACAGGTGCTCCCGAAGGCGCCGTTCCCCGGCGAAGGGCAGGTCCGCGTCGGCGACGCCGGGCAGGCGCCGGAGGGTCTCGTGGGCGTCGTTCAATGGGTTCCTTCCCGGGCCGTGAGCTTGTGCAGGCGGGCGCGGGCCCGCGAGAGACGCGAACGTACGGTGCCCACGGCGACCCCGCACGCCTGGGCGACTTCCTCGTGGCTGAGGCCCGACCACACGGACAGCAGCAGCACCTCGCGGTCGGCCCGGCGCAGCCGATTCAGCGCCGCGAGAGCGGCGGTGGCCCGATCGGAGTCGGCGATACGGGACACGACGGCGTCCGCGAGGTCCGGAACGGCGTCGGGAGGTGGCAGGCGGGCCATGGCGGCACGGTGGCGGCGGGCCGTCCGGCGGGTGTTGCGGATGACGTTCGTCGCGACCCCGAACAGCCATGCCCGCTGGTTGGCGACCTGGTCGAGCGAGTCGCGCAGCCGCCAGGCTTCGAGGAAGGTGAGGGAGACGATGTCCTCGGCCCCGGCCCGGTCGGCGGTCATGCGGACGGCATGCGCGTACACGGCTCGGGCGTGTGCGTCGTACATGTCCGCGAACAGTTGGTGGTCCACGGTGGGTAGTGTCCGCGGGCGGGGGCGCGTTGCGCGTGACGCGCGTCACGCCTCTGCGGTCTCCCAGGTGTGCCGGCCGGGGTGGGCCAGGTGCCCGTCGCAGCCGTCGCCTGTGGGGGCCGCAGCCGGGCAGTCGGGCAGCACGAGGACGGCGCCCGCGTTGTCCCCCCACCGAGCCCATCATGGAGCAGGTCCATGTGAGGCGCGTCGGCGTGCCGCTCCGGCAGGC
Coding sequences:
- the nuoN gene encoding NADH-quinone oxidoreductase subunit NuoN; protein product: MSTATAAAHSLLTLAAEGPVDRIRPPHIEYAQLAPTLIVVGAAILGVLVEAFVPRKSRYYTQVFLSVAALACAFAAVVALAAGGYAGTKAHIAAMGAIAVDGPALFLQGTILLASIVAVFTFAERHLDPAAHGNRVDSFAAQAASVPGSDSEKAAVKAGFTTTEVFPLALFAVAGMLIFPAANDLLTLFIALEVFSLPLYLLCAVARRRRLMSQEAAVKYFLLGAFSSAFLLFGIALLYGYAGSVSYARIADVVDGTVTQLDPALAATMGNDVLLLIGGALILMGLLFKVGAVPFHMWTPDVYQGAPTPITGFMAAATKVAAFGALLRLLYVVLPGLRWDWRPVMWGVAIVTMLAGAVIAVTQTDVKRLLAYSSIAHAGFILAGVIATSAEGVQSVLFYLAAYSFVTIGAFAVVTLVRDAGGEATHLSKWAGLGRRSPLTAAVFAVFLLAFAGIPLTSGFAGKFAVFKAAAEGGAGALVVVGVVSSAIAAFFYIRVIVLMFFSEPKADGPTVAVPSPLTMTTIAVGVAVTLVLGLAPQYFLDLAGQASTFVR
- a CDS encoding Uma2 family endonuclease, with product MSVEPAAPQPEPESGPRWPIPPAGGWTADDLDTLPNLPPHTELIDGSLVFVSPQSIFHERAIDLFKWQLLSAAPADFEIFREFTIDIDKSNRPEPDVVVVRTDAVDDLNQTRFPAEAVVLAIEVVSPDSVARDRETKPLKYARAEIPHFWRVENKDGRAVVYVFEREPATGVYVATGIFHDRLKVSVPFPIDLDLSEITSKRRQPE
- the fahA gene encoding fumarylacetoacetase produces the protein MPQQSPLDVPEGDPFGPHNLPYGVFTTPEDPTRRRVGVRLGGYVLDAGAVAVALGSPYAGLLAQGSLNPLLAAGRTAWHDVRRALTAWVTDPGHRATVEPHLLPLDAITLHLPYEVADYVDFYASEHHATNVGKIFRPDGDALTPNWKHLPIGYHGRSGTIVVSGTDVVRPSGQRKAPTDPAPVFGPSVKLDIEAEVGFVVGTPSELGSPVALGDFEDHVFGLFLLNDWSARDIQAWEYVPLGPFLGKSFATSVSAWVTPLEALDAARVAPPARDFPLLPYLDDAEGDRPGGFDLRITVSINGQEVARPPFASMYWTAAQQLAHMTVNGASLRTGDVFGSGTVSGPDVDQRGSLLELTWNGRDAIELADGKRTFLEDGDTVTLTAWAPGADGTRVGLGEVTGRIVGSPASAS
- a CDS encoding HAD family hydrolase, with product MTSALPYDLIATDLDGTLLRAGDAVSARSRRALATARAAGAHHVVVTGRPVPQVRHVLDSLGYAGLAVCGQGAQVYDAARGLLLHSDSMDRGLAEVALGKIEAEIGEVYAAVNQEGLDGEMLIGPGYRMWHPHLPTVRVLRRDDLWSAPINKVLLQHPRLDDDELTRVARGVVGNLVNVTMAGEHTVELQPPGVDKAAGLTRAAAALGVGAESTIAFGDMPNDIPMFAWAAWGVAMAAAHPELLAVADEITVSNEADGVAAVIERLYA
- a CDS encoding CU044_5270 family protein, encoding MNDAHETLRRLPGVADADLPFAGERRLREHLLSEAVVGARRAGRRPFGLVLAAGVATCAVALAVSLGTGGGGSGVRPPEPAAVQLLDRVALTAQEQPAATVRDDQFLYTKTVGHSTTLSETKDGGMEAFRTDESAERWVSVNGSVGTLVRTADGTSREPTSSKGNAEPSINGPTYRFLEALPTDPDKLLKLIYADVRVNHGPDSGSTLSTDQHAFVAIGDLLRTVNAPPGVSAALYRAAARIPGVVFVPEATDAAGRSGVAVARVDRGERTEWIFDAATLRLLGERTVALKDSHWARAGEPVTSVAFVGRGVVDEAGERPQ
- a CDS encoding RNA polymerase sigma factor, giving the protein MDHQLFADMYDAHARAVYAHAVRMTADRAGAEDIVSLTFLEAWRLRDSLDQVANQRAWLFGVATNVIRNTRRTARRHRAAMARLPPPDAVPDLADAVVSRIADSDRATAALAALNRLRRADREVLLLSVWSGLSHEEVAQACGVAVGTVRSRLSRARARLHKLTAREGTH